The following proteins are co-located in the Fusobacteriaceae bacterium genome:
- the metE gene encoding 5-methyltetrahydropteroyltriglutamate--homocysteine S-methyltransferase, whose translation MSKVVTSTFGYPKIGENRELKKALESYWAGKLPRDEFVRQTEEIRLERLKRQKAAGIDLIGSNDFSLYDSMLDLALSLDVVPARFRDIADPLDLTFAVARGTAGAPASEMTKWFDSNYHYIVPEIEGAFTLKENIALKDYRFAREKAGVETVPGVIGPYTFLRLSKGYEAAQFAPLLQALGTVYRQILTELQEAGVALVRLEEPALTFDLSAAEADQVIALYKDLTGGLTIPVYVQTYYESLSQYKKLTEELPVQGIGLDFSVNGENLENLKKYGFPKDKVLVAGVVAGRDVWKTDYRKALALVKEIAALAGKEELVLSNAAPLFHLPVSLAQEKGTLDDKVLALLSFADERLGELAILKSAVNEGKEPPAQDLEAIRSGFKNEAVQKKVAAIDEKKVGRKVPFAERQIVQQNILNLPLFPTTTIGSYPQTAEVRKNRADFKAGRKTEKEYLDFVKKAAEDVIRLQEELDIDVLVHGEFERNDMVEYFGELLDGFAFTKNGWVQSYGSRYVKPPLIYSDVSRPKPMTVDTIAYAQSLTKRPVKGMLTGPVTILCWSFYRRDIPKKEIAYQIALALHEEVLDLEKAGVKVVQIDEPAFREGLPLKKSKQREYLDWAVAAFKLTNQDVKPETQIHTHMCYSEFNEILPDIYAMDSDVISIEASRSRGEIIGEFDKVHYDHGIGLGVYDIHSPRVPSEEEMKAIVEKSVAFIDKRLFWVNPDCGLKTRAYAETIPSLTHMVAAAKELREKYR comes from the coding sequence ATGAGTAAAGTCGTCACATCAACCTTCGGTTACCCCAAGATCGGGGAAAACCGTGAACTGAAAAAAGCATTGGAAAGCTATTGGGCGGGAAAACTCCCCCGGGACGAATTTGTCCGGCAGACGGAAGAAATCCGTCTCGAACGCCTGAAAAGGCAAAAAGCGGCCGGTATTGACCTGATCGGCTCAAACGATTTTTCCCTTTACGATTCCATGCTGGATCTGGCGTTGTCGCTGGACGTTGTTCCCGCGCGTTTCAGGGATATCGCCGACCCCCTGGACCTGACCTTCGCGGTGGCCAGAGGAACGGCGGGCGCTCCCGCTTCGGAAATGACAAAATGGTTTGACAGCAATTACCACTACATTGTACCGGAAATCGAAGGCGCCTTTACCTTGAAAGAAAATATCGCGCTGAAAGATTATCGCTTTGCCAGGGAAAAAGCCGGCGTGGAGACCGTTCCCGGCGTCATCGGACCGTACACGTTTCTGCGGCTCTCCAAGGGTTACGAAGCCGCTCAATTTGCCCCGCTGCTGCAAGCCCTGGGGACCGTCTACCGCCAAATCCTGACGGAACTGCAAGAGGCCGGAGTCGCCCTCGTACGCCTTGAGGAGCCGGCCCTGACCTTCGATCTGAGCGCGGCGGAAGCCGATCAGGTCATCGCGCTCTACAAGGACCTGACCGGGGGCCTAACGATCCCCGTCTATGTGCAGACCTATTACGAGAGCCTGAGTCAGTACAAAAAACTCACGGAGGAACTGCCGGTACAGGGAATCGGTCTCGATTTTTCCGTCAACGGGGAAAACCTCGAAAATCTCAAAAAATACGGTTTCCCCAAGGATAAGGTCCTCGTCGCGGGCGTTGTGGCCGGACGGGACGTCTGGAAGACGGACTACCGGAAAGCCCTCGCGCTTGTCAAAGAAATCGCCGCCCTCGCGGGAAAAGAAGAGCTTGTGCTCTCAAACGCCGCGCCTTTGTTCCATCTTCCGGTTTCTCTCGCTCAGGAAAAGGGAACCCTCGATGACAAGGTGCTCGCGCTTTTGTCCTTTGCCGACGAGCGCCTCGGGGAGCTGGCTATCCTCAAAAGCGCCGTAAACGAAGGGAAAGAACCGCCCGCGCAAGATCTTGAGGCCATTCGGAGCGGTTTTAAAAACGAGGCCGTTCAGAAAAAAGTCGCCGCCATCGATGAAAAGAAGGTCGGCCGCAAGGTCCCCTTCGCCGAACGGCAGATAGTGCAGCAAAATATCCTGAACCTCCCGCTCTTCCCGACGACGACCATAGGCTCGTATCCCCAGACCGCTGAGGTTCGGAAAAACAGGGCCGACTTCAAGGCCGGCCGCAAGACGGAAAAGGAATATCTGGATTTTGTCAAAAAGGCCGCCGAAGACGTCATCCGCCTGCAGGAGGAGCTCGATATCGATGTTCTCGTGCACGGGGAATTCGAGCGGAACGACATGGTGGAATACTTCGGCGAATTGCTGGACGGTTTCGCCTTCACGAAAAACGGCTGGGTGCAATCCTACGGTAGCCGCTATGTGAAGCCGCCCCTGATTTATAGCGACGTGTCCCGGCCGAAGCCCATGACCGTCGATACCATCGCCTATGCCCAGAGTCTCACGAAGCGCCCCGTCAAAGGGATGCTGACGGGACCCGTGACGATTCTCTGCTGGTCCTTTTACCGGCGGGATATCCCGAAAAAGGAAATCGCTTACCAGATCGCCCTGGCGCTCCACGAGGAAGTGCTCGATCTCGAAAAAGCCGGCGTCAAAGTCGTGCAAATCGACGAGCCCGCCTTCCGCGAAGGCCTGCCCCTCAAAAAGAGCAAGCAGCGGGAATACCTCGACTGGGCCGTGGCGGCCTTCAAGCTGACCAATCAGGACGTGAAGCCCGAAACCCAGATCCATACCCATATGTGCTATTCGGAATTCAACGAAATCCTGCCGGATATTTACGCCATGGACTCCGACGTCATTTCCATCGAAGCGTCCCGGAGTCGCGGGGAGATTATCGGCGAATTTGACAAAGTTCACTATGACCACGGCATCGGCCTTGGCGTCTATGATATCCATTCGCCACGGGTTCCTTCCGAAGAGGAGATGAAAGCCATTGTGGAGAAATCCGTGGCCTTCATTGACAAAAGGCTCTTCTGGGTCAATCCTGATTGCGGGCTCAAAACCCGCGCCTACGCCGAGACGATTCCTTCCCTGACCCATATGGTGGCGGCCGCCAAAGAACTCAGGGAAAAATATCGTTGA
- the metF gene encoding methylenetetrahydrofolate reductase [NAD(P)H], protein MLIPARYADDRQTLSFEVFPPKKDADIPKIYDVIRELAAISPDFVSVTYGASGRERTEKTVDIAANIESGFGIPALAHLTCVSATKAEIEDILLKLRARGIDNILALLGDPVPDAPPSHDYRHASDLIRQIRAADMGFAIGAAAYPEGHIRCPRFSDDIRHLRMKEEAGADFFITQLFFDNEIFYRFLDIARASGVTKPISAGIMPILGRQQIERMIFMCGVSLPSGVIKLLYRYEHDSISLRKAGIEYAARQARELLRKGVDGIHIYTMNQPDIAESIADYVRIRNYRK, encoded by the coding sequence TTGCTGATACCCGCGCGCTACGCCGATGACAGACAGACGCTGTCCTTCGAGGTTTTTCCGCCGAAAAAAGACGCGGATATTCCGAAAATTTACGACGTGATCCGGGAGCTGGCCGCCATCAGCCCCGATTTCGTCTCGGTGACCTACGGCGCCAGCGGCAGGGAACGGACGGAAAAGACCGTCGACATCGCGGCCAATATCGAAAGCGGCTTCGGCATTCCGGCATTGGCCCACCTGACCTGCGTCTCGGCTACGAAAGCCGAAATTGAAGACATTCTTTTGAAATTGCGGGCGAGGGGGATCGACAACATCCTCGCCCTTTTGGGGGATCCCGTGCCCGACGCGCCACCCAGCCATGACTACCGTCACGCCTCGGATCTGATCCGTCAGATACGGGCGGCGGACATGGGCTTTGCCATCGGCGCGGCGGCCTACCCCGAGGGTCACATCCGCTGTCCGCGCTTTTCCGATGATATCCGCCATCTGCGGATGAAGGAGGAAGCGGGCGCTGATTTTTTCATTACCCAGCTCTTTTTTGACAACGAGATTTTTTATCGATTTTTGGACATCGCCCGGGCCAGCGGCGTCACCAAGCCCATTTCCGCGGGAATCATGCCGATTCTCGGTCGACAGCAGATTGAGCGGATGATTTTCATGTGCGGCGTTTCCCTGCCTTCGGGGGTCATCAAGTTGCTGTACCGCTACGAACACGACAGCATCTCCCTGCGGAAGGCCGGCATCGAATACGCGGCCCGGCAAGCCCGGGAATTGCTGCGCAAGGGCGTCGACGGCATCCACATTTATACGATGAATCAGCCTGATATCGCCGAAAGTATCGCCGATTACGTACGGATCCGGAATTACCGGAAATAA
- a CDS encoding FAD-dependent oxidoreductase, producing the protein MEKYDIIVIGGGPAGAVFSYFIDPKYRVLLLEKRDYGADPQRIKSCGGLLNETAQGLLSSLGYGLPTSILVDPQIFHVRVLDRDSGQSRRFFKGYLNIDREKLDDYLLSRSENEKSNLTVTRGSTYHDFQRINNRTYRIRYRTGGILKYAETKVLVGADGANSQVAREIVPNIKNICVSIQKRYKKAAPMKEFFAILDSRINDYYSWVIPKEDEVLLGSVFPQGKNIREKFDLLEASVREKEGVLGDLIREEGTFLKRPRWETQFIGHGSFGLVGEAAGFISPSSSEGISYALKSGWLLAKNLNKYGLDTGIAKYASACKSITTDIRMKFLKSKLLYTPWIRSVLLRTGIHADPEL; encoded by the coding sequence ATGGAAAAATATGATATCATTGTGATTGGAGGAGGTCCGGCGGGAGCGGTATTTTCGTATTTCATCGACCCGAAATACCGCGTTTTGCTGCTGGAAAAACGGGATTACGGCGCGGATCCGCAGCGGATCAAGTCCTGCGGCGGGCTCTTGAACGAGACGGCCCAGGGATTGTTGTCCTCGTTGGGCTACGGACTGCCGACGTCCATCCTCGTCGATCCCCAGATCTTTCATGTGCGGGTCCTCGACCGGGACAGCGGGCAGAGCCGGCGCTTCTTCAAGGGCTACCTCAATATCGACCGGGAAAAGCTGGACGACTATCTGCTGAGCCGCAGCGAAAATGAAAAATCGAACCTCACGGTGACTCGGGGTTCGACTTATCATGATTTTCAACGGATCAACAACCGGACCTACCGGATCCGCTACCGGACCGGAGGCATCCTCAAATACGCCGAGACAAAGGTCCTCGTGGGGGCCGACGGCGCCAATTCCCAAGTGGCCCGGGAGATCGTGCCCAACATCAAAAACATCTGCGTTTCCATCCAGAAACGCTACAAAAAAGCCGCGCCCATGAAGGAATTTTTCGCGATCCTCGACAGCCGGATCAACGACTATTATTCCTGGGTAATCCCCAAGGAAGACGAGGTGCTTTTGGGGAGCGTCTTCCCCCAAGGAAAGAACATCCGGGAAAAATTCGATCTTCTGGAGGCTTCTGTCCGGGAAAAGGAAGGCGTTCTCGGCGATCTGATCCGGGAGGAGGGGACATTTCTCAAACGACCCCGCTGGGAAACGCAGTTCATCGGGCACGGTAGCTTCGGTCTCGTAGGGGAGGCCGCGGGATTCATCAGTCCCAGCTCTTCCGAAGGGATCAGCTACGCGCTCAAAAGCGGCTGGCTGCTCGCCAAAAACCTCAATAAATACGGCCTCGATACGGGGATCGCCAAATACGCCTCCGCCTGCAAGTCCATCACGACAGACATCCGGATGAAATTTCTCAAGTCCAAACTGCTCTATACGCCGTGGATCCGGAGCGTCCTTCTCCGCACGGGAATTCACGCCGATCCGGAACTCTAA
- a CDS encoding glucose-6-phosphate isomerase has protein sequence MKTLTLDYGSALNFLSEEEILMMEAQVAAAHGAIHEKSGAGSDFLGWVDLPKNYDKAEATRIRKAAEKIRKDSDALIVTGIGGSYLGARAAIDFLSHSFYNNLPAAKRKTPEIYYAGNNISPAYLADLLDLLEGKDWSVNVISKSGTTTEPAIAFRILKDALVKKYGAEEARKRIYATTDKARGALKNTATEEGYESFVIPDDVGGRFSVLTAVGLLPIACAGIDITKLLKGAADAAKDCAKPLAENPCYRYAAIRNILYRKGKTVEMLINFEPRLHYIGEWWKQLFGESEGKDKKGIFPAAADFSTDLHSMGQYIQDGLRNLFETAILIDTPSRDIALGKEKTDLDGLNYLAGKGMDFVNKKAAAGTRLAHTDGGVPNLVITLNEASPYSLGYLLYFFEKACGISGYLLGVNPFNQPGVESYKKNMFALLGKKGYEKEKKALEARLTQK, from the coding sequence ATGAAAACGTTAACATTGGATTACGGCAGCGCCCTGAATTTCCTCAGCGAAGAAGAAATCCTGATGATGGAGGCCCAAGTGGCGGCGGCCCACGGGGCCATCCATGAAAAATCCGGCGCGGGTTCCGATTTTCTGGGCTGGGTCGATTTGCCGAAAAACTATGACAAGGCTGAAGCGACACGGATCCGGAAAGCGGCGGAAAAAATCCGGAAAGACTCCGACGCCCTGATCGTCACGGGGATCGGCGGTTCCTACCTCGGCGCCCGAGCGGCCATTGATTTCCTCTCCCACAGTTTTTACAACAATCTCCCCGCGGCAAAGCGCAAAACGCCTGAAATCTACTACGCGGGCAACAACATTTCCCCCGCGTATCTCGCGGACCTGCTCGATCTTCTGGAGGGAAAGGACTGGTCCGTCAATGTGATCTCAAAATCCGGGACGACGACGGAACCCGCGATCGCCTTCCGCATTCTCAAAGACGCCCTCGTCAAAAAATACGGCGCGGAAGAAGCCCGCAAGCGGATTTACGCGACGACGGACAAAGCCCGGGGGGCGCTCAAAAATACCGCGACGGAAGAAGGATACGAATCTTTTGTGATCCCCGACGACGTCGGCGGACGTTTTTCCGTTCTGACCGCCGTGGGCCTGCTCCCCATCGCTTGCGCGGGCATCGATATTACGAAACTCCTCAAGGGGGCCGCCGACGCGGCAAAAGACTGCGCCAAGCCCCTCGCGGAAAATCCCTGTTATCGCTATGCGGCGATACGGAATATCCTCTATCGCAAGGGGAAAACCGTGGAAATGCTGATCAATTTTGAACCGAGACTGCACTACATCGGCGAATGGTGGAAACAATTGTTCGGGGAATCCGAGGGCAAAGACAAAAAGGGGATTTTCCCGGCGGCGGCGGATTTCAGCACCGATCTTCATTCCATGGGTCAGTACATCCAGGACGGCCTCCGGAATCTCTTCGAGACCGCGATCCTCATTGATACGCCATCTCGGGATATCGCGCTGGGAAAAGAAAAAACAGACCTTGACGGTCTGAATTACCTCGCGGGAAAAGGAATGGATTTTGTCAATAAAAAAGCCGCGGCCGGGACCCGTCTGGCCCATACGGACGGCGGCGTTCCCAATCTTGTGATCACGCTCAATGAAGCGAGTCCCTACAGCCTCGGCTATCTGCTGTATTTCTTTGAAAAGGCCTGCGGAATCAGCGGCTATTTGCTGGGCGTCAATCCCTTCAACCAGCCCGGCGTCGAATCCTACAAGAAAAACATGTTCGCGCTTTTGGGAAAAAAGGGCTATGAAAAGGAAAAAAAGGCCCTTGAGGCGAGATTGACTCAAAAGTAA
- a CDS encoding Rrf2 family transcriptional regulator has product MKLTNEVEYGFRTIHYLANAPKGKIISSVEISNNEKIPHLFGLRILKKLADAGIVEVFKGSRGGYRLKKDARKVSLKDVIEAIEDKINISAGIAVKGACSDRYEKSGIGKAINGIEKEFIKGLGGVTFNEFIKKSK; this is encoded by the coding sequence ATGAAACTAACAAATGAAGTTGAGTATGGTTTTCGGACGATCCATTACCTTGCAAACGCACCGAAAGGGAAGATCATCTCCTCAGTTGAAATTTCCAATAATGAAAAAATACCGCACCTGTTCGGCTTGAGAATTTTGAAAAAATTAGCTGACGCCGGTATCGTGGAAGTGTTCAAGGGTTCCAGAGGCGGCTACCGGCTCAAAAAAGACGCGCGGAAAGTATCTCTGAAAGACGTCATTGAAGCCATCGAAGACAAAATCAATATCTCGGCGGGCATCGCGGTAAAAGGGGCGTGCAGCGACAGATACGAAAAATCGGGGATCGGAAAGGCGATCAACGGTATCGAAAAAGAGTTTATCAAAGGACTCGGCGGCGTGACCTTCAACGAATTCATCAAAAAAAGCAAGTAA
- a CDS encoding pyridoxamine kinase → MHKNILLINDMPGYGKVALGAMIPILSAMGHYIHNLPTALVSNTLDYGKFEILETTEYMRRSIVVWNELGFTFDCLCTGFLVTEEQVDIIRAFADEEKNKNLLVISDPIMGDYGKLYNGVDESRIGIMRKLIARADIVIPNLTEACFLTGLHAGKTEIAESDIKTLIEGVRALGPKSVVVTSIALKGKKERVVGVYDHKLDRTFCLPYAHVPVVVPGTGDIFSAVMTGKLLNGDPLVEAVRMAMGAVRFLIDHSLSSKDTFRGLLIEKFITSIEDISKITELNEDIREIRQG, encoded by the coding sequence ATGCACAAAAATATTCTTTTGATCAACGATATGCCGGGATACGGGAAAGTCGCCCTGGGCGCCATGATTCCCATACTCTCGGCCATGGGCCATTATATCCACAACCTGCCGACGGCGCTGGTTTCCAATACGCTGGATTACGGCAAATTTGAAATTCTTGAAACGACGGAGTACATGCGGCGCTCCATCGTCGTCTGGAACGAGCTGGGCTTTACCTTTGACTGCCTCTGCACGGGATTTCTCGTGACGGAGGAGCAGGTGGACATCATCCGGGCCTTTGCCGATGAGGAAAAAAACAAGAATCTGCTCGTGATTTCGGATCCCATCATGGGCGATTACGGCAAACTCTACAACGGGGTCGACGAAAGCCGTATCGGCATCATGCGAAAACTGATCGCCAGGGCCGATATCGTGATCCCCAATCTGACCGAAGCCTGTTTTTTGACCGGGCTTCATGCGGGCAAGACGGAAATCGCCGAGAGCGACATCAAGACTCTCATAGAAGGCGTCCGGGCGCTGGGCCCCAAATCCGTCGTCGTGACCAGCATAGCCCTCAAAGGGAAGAAAGAACGGGTTGTCGGCGTTTACGACCACAAGCTGGACCGGACATTCTGCCTGCCCTACGCCCACGTGCCGGTTGTCGTACCGGGAACCGGGGACATCTTTTCGGCCGTCATGACGGGAAAGCTCCTGAACGGCGATCCGCTGGTAGAGGCTGTACGGATGGCCATGGGGGCCGTACGCTTTTTGATCGACCACAGCCTTTCGAGCAAGGACACTTTCCGTGGGCTGCTTATTGAAAAGTTTATCACTTCCATTGAGGATATCTCAAAAATTACAGAGCTCAATGAAGACATCCGGGAAATCCGGCAGGGATAA
- the kdsB gene encoding 3-deoxy-manno-octulosonate cytidylyltransferase, with amino-acid sequence MKFLGVIPARYASTRLPGKPLADICGHPMIEWVYKRAAKSGLDEVLIATDSELIYEAASAFGGKCVMTRADHANGTSRIAEVCEKYPDFDVIVNVQGDEPLIEPAMIDLVISAFREEPELLMCTLRHKLTDPVEIQNPNAVKVVTDKNDRALYFSRSPVPYPRVAERVAYYKHIGIYGYKRTFVLEYAAMAPTPLEGAESLEQLRVLENGVPIKVVETTHRLIGVDTAEELARVREYIEKNHLAIS; translated from the coding sequence GTGAAATTTTTAGGCGTCATTCCGGCGCGTTACGCCTCTACCCGCCTGCCCGGAAAGCCCCTCGCGGATATCTGCGGACATCCGATGATCGAGTGGGTCTATAAACGAGCGGCAAAATCGGGTCTGGACGAGGTGCTGATCGCCACGGACAGCGAATTGATTTATGAGGCCGCAAGCGCTTTCGGCGGCAAATGCGTGATGACAAGGGCCGATCACGCCAACGGCACGAGCCGCATCGCGGAAGTCTGCGAAAAATACCCGGATTTTGACGTAATCGTCAACGTGCAAGGCGACGAGCCTTTGATCGAACCGGCCATGATTGATCTCGTGATCTCGGCCTTCCGGGAGGAGCCGGAGCTCCTGATGTGCACGCTCCGGCATAAATTGACGGATCCCGTGGAAATCCAAAATCCCAACGCCGTCAAGGTCGTGACGGACAAAAACGACCGGGCCCTGTATTTTTCAAGGAGTCCCGTCCCCTATCCGCGGGTCGCGGAGCGGGTCGCGTATTACAAGCATATCGGAATCTACGGCTACAAGCGAACCTTTGTCCTTGAGTACGCGGCCATGGCGCCGACGCCCCTCGAAGGCGCAGAATCCCTCGAACAGTTGCGTGTCCTCGAGAACGGCGTTCCGATCAAGGTTGTCGAAACGACCCACCGGCTCATCGGCGTCGATACGGCCGAAGAATTGGCGCGCGTCAGAGAATATATCGAAAAAAACCATTTGGCGATATCATAA
- a CDS encoding SpoIID/LytB domain-containing protein yields MKKESVIRLATAALIMLLLTACGGTGRSGSAGRSYVPVDMSFSAASYQPDYSWFRKNNLPVPDAFRGAPVDYLVPEKEVAAGSGYEFFATYDEDRALRFYKDLNVRGVGDNTAYWRWKVGFTEAEFEAAVTNGLLNLLRTRPRDVYLLSGGDWVNRSFGRGDIGDVRSVEVAARGKSGVIIYLVIKTSENTFLLAKEISVRRLFAPNKSNTGSTRDINLYGARGGDGIYGDTPYRVNMALLPSAYCAIEKTAGGYAIYGGGNGHGVGMSQYAAFDLTENHNYSYRDVLKRYYPGTQLSNMYKIAGVSKNIRVGVSNAGGGLAHSSVNLTSSGAMSIKGQGFSINVKGGGRIQAKTEGGKLSIAVDGQHRVKTAHPVIVTAKGTYLTLTGIRKAHTANPGYRGVMELRAVGNAVRVINDVHIEDYLKQVLPSEMPKNFGVEALKAQAVAARTYALSDFLKFRYKSEGFHVKDTVESQVYNNQLENEESYRAIEATAGEVLIWNEKPADAKYFSASSGFIEAANYVW; encoded by the coding sequence ATGAAAAAAGAAAGCGTTATCCGCCTGGCGACGGCGGCGCTCATCATGTTGCTTCTGACCGCTTGCGGCGGGACCGGACGGTCCGGCAGCGCCGGCAGATCCTATGTGCCCGTCGACATGAGCTTTTCGGCGGCTTCTTACCAGCCGGACTACAGTTGGTTCCGCAAAAACAATCTGCCTGTCCCCGACGCCTTCCGGGGCGCTCCCGTGGACTATCTCGTCCCGGAAAAGGAAGTGGCCGCGGGTTCCGGTTATGAGTTTTTCGCGACATACGACGAAGACAGGGCCCTGCGCTTCTACAAAGACCTCAATGTTCGGGGCGTCGGCGACAATACGGCCTACTGGCGCTGGAAGGTCGGCTTTACGGAAGCCGAATTCGAAGCCGCCGTCACAAACGGACTGCTGAATCTCCTGCGGACAAGACCCCGGGACGTGTACCTGCTCTCGGGCGGCGACTGGGTCAATCGTTCCTTCGGGCGCGGCGACATCGGCGACGTCCGTTCCGTGGAGGTCGCTGCCCGTGGAAAATCGGGCGTCATCATTTACCTTGTCATAAAGACCAGCGAAAACACATTCCTGCTTGCCAAGGAAATCAGTGTGCGGCGGCTCTTCGCGCCGAACAAGTCCAATACGGGTTCGACCCGGGACATCAATCTCTACGGCGCCAGGGGCGGCGACGGCATCTACGGCGATACGCCCTACCGGGTCAATATGGCGCTTTTGCCTTCGGCCTATTGCGCCATTGAGAAAACGGCCGGGGGCTATGCGATCTATGGCGGCGGCAACGGCCACGGCGTGGGCATGTCGCAGTACGCGGCCTTCGATCTGACCGAAAACCACAATTATTCCTACCGGGACGTGTTGAAACGCTATTACCCCGGAACACAACTCAGCAATATGTATAAGATCGCGGGCGTCAGCAAAAACATCCGGGTCGGCGTAAGCAACGCCGGCGGCGGTCTCGCCCACTCGAGCGTAAATCTCACCAGTTCGGGCGCCATGTCGATCAAGGGACAGGGCTTTTCCATCAACGTCAAAGGGGGCGGCCGCATCCAGGCGAAAACCGAAGGCGGGAAGCTCTCCATCGCCGTCGACGGGCAACACAGGGTCAAAACCGCCCACCCGGTGATCGTTACGGCCAAGGGAACCTACCTGACGCTGACGGGGATCCGCAAAGCCCATACGGCCAATCCCGGCTACCGCGGCGTCATGGAGTTGCGGGCCGTTGGCAACGCCGTCCGGGTCATCAACGACGTCCATATCGAAGATTATTTGAAACAGGTGCTGCCGAGTGAAATGCCCAAAAATTTCGGCGTAGAAGCCCTGAAGGCGCAGGCTGTGGCGGCAAGGACCTATGCCCTCAGCGATTTTCTCAAATTCCGCTACAAAAGCGAGGGCTTTCATGTGAAAGATACCGTGGAAAGCCAGGTCTACAACAATCAACTGGAAAATGAAGAGTCATACCGGGCCATTGAGGCTACTGCGGGCGAGGTCCTGATCTGGAATGAAAAACCCGCCGACGCCAAGTATTTTTCGGCCTCTTCGGGCTTTATCGAAGCGGCCAATTACGTCTGGTAG
- a CDS encoding MATE family efflux transporter: MSSKHKFMGSEKVGKLLFQFSLPAIIGMVVNALYNIVDRIYIGRMENVGHNAIAGVGIAFPVMVISFAFSVLIGLGSGNNISLSIGRKERDTAERFLGNATALGLLVSVVIGAGIYLNLGRIIPFLGASENIGVYTREYLSVICLGCPGAILSFTLNAAIRADGNPKKAMMTMLIGAVTNIVLDPIFIFSFGMGVRGAAVATIISQYVSAAWTVYYFCSPLSGIKLRPQYIRIFPDLTKRALMIGAAPFLLQLGASCVNYAFNSSMSKYGGDLGVGAIAITQAIIMFMTMPIFGINQGLMPILGYNYGAKLYHRVREALFKGIFASVSICTVDFILIQLFYRRIILIFNNNPELLVIASRGLRIVSLLLPIAGMQVVSSIYFQAVGKPIFSIIMSLSRQVIILVPCILILSRYFGLRGIWFATPAADFLATLLTSAFLYREMKQLRQLQQEREAAGIPVDEADDFEEGVQLDLDA, translated from the coding sequence GTGTCAAGCAAGCATAAATTTATGGGCAGTGAGAAAGTGGGCAAACTGCTTTTTCAGTTTTCCCTGCCCGCGATTATCGGCATGGTGGTAAATGCCTTATATAACATCGTAGACAGAATTTATATCGGAAGAATGGAAAACGTCGGACATAACGCCATCGCGGGAGTCGGCATCGCCTTTCCCGTCATGGTGATCTCCTTTGCCTTTTCCGTGTTGATCGGCCTCGGTTCGGGCAACAACATTTCGCTCTCCATCGGGCGAAAGGAAAGAGATACGGCGGAGCGCTTCCTCGGAAACGCCACAGCCCTCGGGCTCCTGGTCTCGGTCGTGATCGGCGCGGGCATTTACCTCAACCTCGGCAGGATTATCCCCTTTTTGGGCGCCAGCGAGAATATCGGCGTTTATACGCGGGAATACCTGTCCGTTATTTGCCTCGGCTGTCCGGGCGCTATTCTGAGTTTTACGTTGAATGCGGCCATCCGGGCCGACGGGAATCCGAAAAAGGCCATGATGACCATGCTGATCGGGGCCGTGACGAATATCGTTCTCGATCCGATCTTTATTTTCAGTTTCGGCATGGGCGTCCGGGGCGCCGCCGTGGCCACGATCATTTCCCAGTACGTCTCGGCTGCCTGGACCGTCTATTATTTCTGCTCGCCCCTTTCGGGGATCAAGCTCAGACCGCAGTATATCCGGATTTTTCCGGACTTGACGAAACGCGCCCTCATGATCGGCGCCGCGCCGTTCCTGTTGCAGCTGGGCGCGAGCTGCGTCAACTATGCCTTCAACAGCAGCATGAGCAAATACGGCGGGGACCTGGGCGTAGGGGCCATCGCCATTACCCAGGCCATCATTATGTTTATGACGATGCCCATTTTCGGGATCAATCAGGGATTGATGCCGATTTTGGGATACAATTACGGCGCGAAACTGTACCACCGGGTGCGGGAAGCGCTCTTCAAAGGGATCTTCGCCTCGGTATCGATCTGTACCGTGGATTTTATTCTGATCCAGCTCTTTTACCGGCGGATCATCCTTATTTTCAACAACAACCCCGAACTTTTGGTCATCGCGTCCCGGGGTCTCAGAATTGTGTCGCTGCTGTTGCCGATCGCTGGCATGCAGGTCGTTTCGAGCATTTATTTCCAGGCCGTGGGAAAGCCCATCTTCAGCATTATCATGAGCCTTTCCCGGCAGGTCATCATCCTCGTTCCCTGTATCCTCATTCTGTCGCGGTATTTCGGTCTGCGGGGAATCTGGTTCGCGACGCCCGCGGCGGATTTTCTCGCGACGCTTCTGACTTCGGCTTTTTTGTACCGGGAAATGAAGCAGCTGCGCCAGTTGCAGCAGGAAAGGGAAGCGGCGGGCATCCCCGTCGATGAGGCCGACGATTTTGAAGAAGGGGTGCAACTTGATCTGGACGCCTGA